One segment of Erigeron canadensis isolate Cc75 chromosome 2, C_canadensis_v1, whole genome shotgun sequence DNA contains the following:
- the LOC122588443 gene encoding probable folate-biopterin transporter 3, whose protein sequence is MMEEQDSAINSNNIIKRREGGVNGNLICRPINWFRMLSEELSWRFVLAVVIVYGINQGTSIGLYKVSVQYYMKDVQKLQPSEAQFYSGIIQIPWLIKPLWGLMTDIVPIFRLRRRPYFIFAGLVGSISMLVPAFSTNLPLVWAILSFMTASAGVAIADVTIDACVTENSIKHPSLAGDMQSLCGVSSSIGQLVGFALSGVLVHMIGSQGVFGVLSIPAGLVILVGMMLQEPLVHAYSHKRVSQKFLDAIKTMVTAMKSPDVWRPCLYMYVSLALGVSIHEGMFYWYTDAKSGPSFSQEIIGSIFSVGAVGALLGVILYQNVFRSHPFRNVLLWTQLLYGGSSLLDLALVLRLNLKFGVSDYIFVVMDEAVSKMIGRLKWLPLLVLSSKLCPSGIEGTFFALLMSIDHLGTLTSSWAGSLLLHALNVTRTRFDNLWVAILIRSFARVLPIGLLFLVPRSDPNSSILPSELLTIKKEDDVFETDNLEMISLINNSN, encoded by the exons ATGATGGAAGAACAAGATAGTGctattaatagtaataatataattaagagaaGAGAAGGAGGAGTAAATGGGAACTTAATATGTAGACCAATAAATTGGTTTAGAATGTTAAGTGAAGAATTAAGTTGGAGATTTGTATTGGCAGTAGTGATTGTGTATGGAATAAATCAGGGTACAAGTATAGGCTTGTATAAAGTCAGTGTACAATATTATATGAAAGATGTTCAGAAGTTACAGCCTTCAGAAGCACAGTTTTATTCTGGGATTATTCAAATTCCTTGGCTTATTAAACCTCTTTGGGGTCTTATGACTGATATTGTTCCCATTTTTCGATTAAGAAGGCGCCCGTATTTCATTTTTGCTG GTTTAGTTGGTTCCATTTCCATGCTAGTACCGGCGTTTAGCACAAACCTGCCACTTGTATGGGCTATTTTGTCTTTCATGACAGCAAGTGCAGGGGTCGCTATAGCGGATGTAACTATCGATGCTTGTGTTACCGAGAACAGTATAAAGCATCCTTCTCTTGCTGGTGACATGCAGAGCTTGTGTGGAGTTAGCTCCTCTATAGGTCAACTTGTTGGGTTTGCATTGAGTGGTGTTCTTGTTCATATGATTGGATCCCAG GGTGTTTTTGGAGTACTAAGTATCCCTGCTGGGCTGGTCATTCTGGTTGGGATGATGTTGCAAGAACCCCTTGTCCATGCTTATTCTCACAAGCGG GTAAGCCAAAAGTTTCTTGATGCTATTAAAACCATGGTGACGGCCATGAAATCTCCAGATGTTTGGAGACCatgtttgtatatgtatgtatcacTTGCATTGGGGGTAAGCATTCATGAAGGAATGTTCTATTGGTACACTGATGCCAAATCAGGCCCATCCTTCTCCCAG GAGATTATTGGATCAATATTTTCAGTAGGTGCAGTTGGGGCCCTTTTGGGTGTTATTCTTTACCAAAATGTATTCAGAAGCCATCCCTTCCGCAATGTACTGCTTTGGACCCAGTTGCTATATGGTGGTTCAAGTCTACTGGATTTGGCATTAGTGTTACGTCTAAATTTAAAATTTGGTGTATCAGATTATATTTTTGTAGTAATGGACGAAGCGGTTTCTAAAATGATTGGACGTCTCAAATGGCTGCCTCTTCTTGTTCTTAGTTCCAAGTTATGTCCCTCTGGAATCGAAGGCACTTTCTTTGCTCTCCTAATGTCAATAGATCATTTGGGGACACTTACATCTTCGTGGGCTGGAAGTCTCTTACTCCATGCCTTGAATGTCACGAGAACACGATTTGATAATTTATGGGTTGCCATTTTGATTAGGAGTTTTGCGAGAGTTCTTCCAATCGGGCTTCTTTTTCTGGTGCCTAGAAGTGATCCAAATTCATCTATTCTTCCATCTGAATTGTTGACGATTAAGAAGGAAGATGATGTATTTGAGACAGATAATTTGGAAATGATCTCTTTGATTAACAATAGCAATTGA